GCTGCTACGAAGGACAAAAACAACAACTTCAGCAATGCAAACAGAGGAATAACAATAATGATTATCTACGGTGTGGCGTTTCTGGCGTTTTGTACGCTGGCAGGTATTTTTATCGGTGAAGTGCTCGGCAAGTTGATCGGCGTGCCCGCGAATGTCGGCGGCGTCGGTATTGCCATGCTGCTGCTGATCGGGCTTGGCAGTTACCTGAGCAAAAAGGGTCTGTTCAAGGGGAAGACCGAGCAGGGCATCGAGTTCTGGAGTGCAATCTACATCCCCATCGTAGTTGCGATGGCTGCGCAGCAAAATGTCTACGGGGCGCTTAAGGGCGGACCTATGGCGATCCTCGCAGGAACATTGGCAGTGGCCATCGCTTTCGCGCTGGTTCCGGTCCTGACACGCATGGGCAAAGGACAGCCTGAAGTGACCGTCCCCACCAAGACAGTAGGGTGAGCGCCATGTACGAGTCTTTGGTTAAAGTCGTCAGTAGCTATGGTTTGTTAAGCGGTTTTGCCGTGATTGGCATCACCATGTGGGTGTCTTACTGGATCTCGGACACCTTCACTAAAGGGCGATTGCATGGCTCTGCAATCGCCATTCTGTTGGGGTTGGTGTTGTCTTACATTGGCGGTGCAATGACGGGCGGCCAGAAGGGGATTGTCGATTTACCTTTGTTGTCGGGCATTGGCCTGCTTGGCGGTGCGATGCTGCGGGACTTTGCAATTGTCGCTACCGCGTTCGGCGTCAACGTCAACGAACTCAAGCGTGCGGGGTATGTTGGCGTGCTGTCGCTGTTCGTCGGCATTGGTATTTCGTTTATCGCCGGGGTCGGGGTTGCCAGTGCTTTCGGCTACACGGATGCGGTCAGCCTGACCACCATCGGCGCAGGAGCTGTGACTTATATCGTCGGACCAGTCACGGGAGCGGCCATTGGCGCCAGCTCCGAAGTGATGGCTTTGTCGATTGCAGCCGGTTTGATCAAGGCTATTCTGGTGATGGTCGCAACGCCGTTTGTGGCACCGTTCATTGGCTTGAACAACCCGCGCAGTGCGGTGATCTTTGGTGGCTTGATGGGAACCTCAAGCGGGGTGGCTGGCGGTCTGGCGGCAACTGACCCTAAATTGGTGCCTTACGGAT
This genomic window from Pseudomonas sp. G.S.17 contains:
- the madM gene encoding malonate transporter subunit MadM, translated to MYESLVKVVSSYGLLSGFAVIGITMWVSYWISDTFTKGRLHGSAIAILLGLVLSYIGGAMTGGQKGIVDLPLLSGIGLLGGAMLRDFAIVATAFGVNVNELKRAGYVGVLSLFVGIGISFIAGVGVASAFGYTDAVSLTTIGAGAVTYIVGPVTGAAIGASSEVMALSIAAGLIKAILVMVATPFVAPFIGLNNPRSAVIFGGLMGTSSGVAGGLAATDPKLVPYGCLTAAFYTALGCLLGPSLLFMIMRGLFG
- the madL gene encoding malonate transporter subunit MadL, whose protein sequence is MIIYGVAFLAFCTLAGIFIGEVLGKLIGVPANVGGVGIAMLLLIGLGSYLSKKGLFKGKTEQGIEFWSAIYIPIVVAMAAQQNVYGALKGGPMAILAGTLAVAIAFALVPVLTRMGKGQPEVTVPTKTVG